The genomic window CCACCGATGTGGACTCCCTGGGCATGTGCGTCGTCGCCTCGGTGGCGAAGGCCCACGGCGGAAAGGTCACCGTCCGCAGCCAGGAAGGACTCGGGAACGCATATCTGGTGGAGTTGTCCATGGTCCAAGCCCCGTCCCCGTCAGCCCCCGCGAACCTGGAGGGTGCCCGCATCCTCGTGGTGGACGACGAGCAGTTCCTCCTGGAATGCCTCGTGGACGCCATCGAGTCCTGGGGCTGCCAGGTCACTCCCTGCTCCCTGGCGGCCGAAGCCATCCAGAAGCTCCAGGGCGGCACCTACGACCTCATCGTCTCCGACATCCGCATGCCGGGCCTCAGCGGGATCCAGCTCTTCGAGTGGATCCAGGAGCACCAGGCCGGCATGGCCAGCCGGATCCTGTTCACCACCGGCGACTCCTTCGACCCCGAGACCCGGAGCTTCCTGGAGCAGGCCAAGCTCCCCCACCTGGGCAAGCCCTTCGACCTGAAGAAGCTCAGGCAGGCCATCTCGGACCTGAAGGCCTCGAACGGCTAGGAGCCTAGTCCGCCCACGCGCGTATCTGGTCCCACACGTCGGATTCCGCGCAGTCGCCGTTGAGGATGATGGCGAACACGTGCCCCTTGCCGTCCCGCGTCTGCAGGTAGCCGCACGCGCTCCAGACCCCGTTGAGGTGCCCGGTCTTGACCCGGATCCTCCGGGCCAGCGCGGCGTCCTTGATGTGGAGGCGGAAGGGCTCGCCGCCGATGATCTTGAGGGAGCCGACCATCTCGGGGCCCACCTCGAAGTCGTGCCACGCGGCCCGCAGGACGATGGCCAGGGTGCGCGCCGAAAGGCGGTTCTCCTTGCTCAGGCCCGAGCCGTCGGTGATGGCCACCTTGTCCGGGCCCAGGCCCAGCATGGTCGAATAGAAGCCCTGGATCTGCCTCACGCCCTGGGGCCAGGTGCCCCCGCCGAAGCGCTTGACCAGCATCTCGATCATGAAGTTGTTGGAGAACTTGTTGATGCCGCCCACGATGTCCCGCAGGGGCGGGGAGCGGAAGCCCAGGAGCTTGCGGGGTTCCCCGGCCTCCGCCGCGGCGCCCTCGATGACGATGCCGTCCTGCCTGAGGATCCGCGTGAGGGTGTCGGCGGCGTACCGCTCCGGCTCGGACACCATGCGCCCCCGGTCCCGGTTGAAGTTCACCGAGAGGGGCAGGACCGGCGGGGTGGTGTTGGCCGAGGTGTTCTCCCACCCGTTGCCGAAGTGCTGGTCGTCGAAGGCGGACTGGTCCAGGCGCACCCGGCCCTTCACGGCGGTGACCCCCCGGGCCTTCAGTTCCTCGGCCAGCAGCCAGATCCGCTCGGACGTGAGGAGGGGATCCCCGCCCCCCTTGAAGACGAGGTCCCCCGCCACCGTCGAGCCCCGCAGATCCCCCCACACCTCCGTCTCGATCTCGTAGTCCGGCTTCCAGGTCTTGAGCAGGGCATAGGTGGAGAGCACTTTCGTGGTGGAGGCCGGCACCAGGGCGCGGTCCGTCTCGTAGCCCTCCAGGAGCTTGCCGGTCTGCAGGTCCCAGAGGCCGGCGGAGGCCCGCACGGACCGGGCCTCCATGCGGCGGCCCCAGGCCGGGAGGTCGGCCGCCGCGGGCAGGGCCAGGAGGAGACAGGCGAGGATGGGCCGGATCATGCGCGTTACGGGTTGGTGCCGGTGTTCGCCGACCCCGCGGTCTTGGGCGCGTCGGGCTTCTTGGCGGCATCGTTGGCGGCCCCCAGGACGCCGGCGGCCGTGGGGGCCCCCGGCACCCCGAGCAGGTTCCCGGCCGCGGAGAAGGCCCAGTCGCTCGTGAGGGTCTTGCCGTTGTAGATCCGGTAGCTGTTCTCCTGGACCTTCGTCTTCACCCCCACGATGGGCAGCCCCGTGGTGTCCCCGGAGGCCCCGGCCTGGACGGCGGTGATGAGGTCCCAGTCCCCTTCCCGGCTCATGGGGTCCTTGTAGACCCTGCGCACCACCGGGGGCCGCATCTTGCCCAGGTCCTCGAGGCTGAGGGGGTAGCCGCCGGTCTTGGCCCGGTAGGCGCGGATGCCCGCGGCCATGGCCTCGCCCCGGAAGATGAGCTCGGCCTCCTGGTCCCGCTGGACCTCGGCCTTGAGGGAGGGCAGGGCGGCGGTGAGGAGGATCCCCATGGCCACGATGATCGCCAGCAGCATGGCCAGGATGAAGCCCCGTTCCCTCGTGGTGTCGCGTGCCATCCGGACCTCCGGCCCCCAGCTTACCTCAGGATGCAGCCAGCCGATCTTTAGTGCCGCGATTTGAGAATCTGGATGAGCCGGGTCACGAGCTGGGGGTCGAATTGCACGCCGGCCAGCCGTTCCAGCTCCGCCTCCGCCTGGACCGGGGTCTTGGCCGGCCGGTAGGGGGTTTCGGAAATCATCATTTCGTAGGCCTCCACCAGATGGATGATGCGGCTGCCCATGGGGATGGCCTCGCCCTTCAGGCCGTCCGGATAGCCGCCGCCGTCCCAGTGCTCGTGGTGGTGGCGGATGATGTGTAGAACGTCAAAGGGGAAATAGAGGTCCTTCAGGAAGGTGGAGGCCAGGAGGGGGTGCTGGCGCACCTTCTCCAGCTCCTCGGCGGTGAGCCGGGGCTTGTCCAGCACCCGGTAGTCCAGGAGGAGGGTGCCCACGTCGTGGAGGATGGCGGAGATGCTCACGGCCTCCACGGCGGACGTGGGCAGGTCCACCTTCCTGGCCAGGTCCCGCGAGAGCTCGGCGGTATTGATGCTATGGGTCTTCAACGACGGGATCCGGCCCTCGGCGGAGGCCAGGATGCGGTGGCTCACGGAAAGGAAGGCCTGATGGTACCGCTCGTGGAGGCCCGCTTCCTGGAGGTAGAAGCCCAGCATCCGGGAGACCTGGCGCACGAGATCCTGCTCATGCATGGAGAAGGGGCGGTCCTCCAGACGGAAGAGCATGAGGAGGTTTTCCCCGCCCGCCTCCTCCTCCAGCAGCACGGGCAGGAGGGTGGCGAAGTGCCCGGAGACGGGCTCCCGCTCCATCCACTCCGAGCGGGTCAGGAGCCGGAGTTCCGTTTCCTTCACATGGGGCGCCTGGGTCAGGACCTGGCGAACGACCTGCTGCTTCAGGTCCGCGGAAAGGGGCAGGCGGCTATAGATGAGCAGGGGCCGGGCGTCCAGGGCGTCATTGAGCCACAGGGCCACCGCGGCGGAGGGGACCATCTGGCAGAGCAGGCTGGCGGCTTCCCAGAAGAAGGTCTGCTGCTCCGGGATGACGGCCTCCATCTCCTCCAGGGGAAGGGCCGAGGCCTCCGGTTTCTCCACCTGCACCATGGCGCCGGATGGGGGCGCCGCGACGCGAAGGGCCGGCACCTCGTCCACCGCGGGGGCCTCCTGCGCGGGTTCGGGCCGGGGGGAGGGGACGGGAAAGGCATTGAGCGCCAGGGCGATCTCGGTGCAGATGGTCTGCACCACGGCGTCCTGCCGCTCGGGGTCGTAGGCTCCGCCCTTGGAGGGGTCCCGCTGGAGGAGCAGGGCCTTCCATTCGCCGCGGTCGTAGATGGGCGAAAGGTAGAACCGCGGCACATGGGCGGCGCCGTGGCCGAAGGGCTTGAGCTCCGGGTAGTTCCGGGGATCGTTCACCGCCAGGCTGCGGCGTTCCCGGGCCACCAGGACCAGCATGGGGTCCTGGGGCGCGATGCGATCCGGGGGCGGCAGGGTGCGGGGCCAGCCGTAGTGGCTGACCAGGTCGAAGGAGCCGGTGGCCGGGTCCTTCAGGTAGAGCGCGGCCTTCGTGCTGCCCAGATCCTCCAGGCAACGGTAGATCAGTTGGGCGAGCCGCTGGATGAGGGGATCGCTGAGACTGCGTAGGCTTGGCAGCATGGATGCGGACCGTGAGTTTTGGGCCCGGAGGCCACTGGAAGCGTTATCCGGTATCCTACGCGCTGGGGCTGGCGGCGTCCAATGTTCAGGCCCGGCTCACCATGATCGCCTGGGGCCCCCGGGCTCCCTGGGTGATTTCGAACTGGACCCGCGCATTGATGTCGAGGGTCCTGAAGCCGCCCGCCTGCACCGAGGTGTGGTGGACGAAGATGTCCGGCCCCCCCTCGTCGGGCGTGATGAATCCGAAACCCTTCTGGGCGCTGAAGCTCTTGACGAAACCAGACGACATATCGCCTTCCTCGGCGGGCCTACCGCACGGCAAGACTATCGGCGCGAACTGCCGGATTCAATAATGTCACTTTCATGCCAAAAAAAGAGGGCGGCCATCACAGCCGCCCCCCCGATGTTCCGGCCGGTCCTACAGCTTGACGACGTTGGTGGCCTGGGGGCCCTTCTGGCCCTGCGCGACCTCGAAACTCACCCGCTGGTTCTCGGTGAGGGTGCGGAAGCCGCGATCCTGGATCGCGGAATGATGGACGAACAGATCGGCGCCACCCCCATCGGGGGTGATGAAGCCGAATCCCTTTTCAGCGTTGAACCACTTGACGGTGCCTTCGGACATGGTGTCTTTCCTGCGGGGGCCTGCCCCTTTTCGCCTGGGGTTTTCCATTCAGGGTCCTTGCCAGGCCAAGGCGCCGGGGGGAGCGGAACTCCCGGGGATACATGAACATGGCCCGCCCAGAGAGCGGATCACCCCTGGGATCATAACCCAGCGGGAGCTCCCTTTCAACGGCGGCGGGGGAGGGAACGTACATGAAACGGCCCCCGCGCTGGGGGGCCGTCCGGGCTACAGCTTGACGACGTTGGTGGCCTGGGGCCCCTTCTGGCCCTGCGCGACATCGAAGCTCACACGCTGGTTCTCCTGGAGGGTGCGGAAGCCCCGGTCCTGGATGGCGGTGTGGTGAACGAACAGATCGGCGCCACCCTCATCGGGGGTGATGAAACCGAAGCCCTTTTCAGCGTTGAACCACTTGACGGTGCCCTGAGCCATTGCAACTTCCTAGAAAAATGATCCTGGGTAGGGGTATCGCCAGGCGCCTCCCAGGTGAGGATCCGTGGCACCAGGACAGAGCCGTTCGAGAACGGCGGGGTCCGGGTTGGGAGATGAGAAATAGATTAGGCCATGAGAATAAACCAGGAATCTGAAAAGTTCCCCAAGAATCCACAGGAATTTTGAGTTTTTTTTCGGGGCCCGTGCGCCACCTTCGCCTCCGGTTCCCAAATATCTGGCCCCCGGGGATATCCTTAGGTTCTACCCCTGCAGACACGGAGAGACCGCCATGCGTCCTGACCATCCCATCGCCCTCATCACCGGCGCCTCCTCCGGGTTCGGGGAAGCAACTGCGCGCCTGCTCGCAGCCCAGGGCTGCCACCTGGCGCTGGGCGCGCGGCGCGTGGAGAAGGTGCGCGCCCTGGCCGAGGAACTGGCCGCCAGGCATGGGGTCCGGACCTTCGCCGGCGCCCTGGACACCCGGGTCACCGCCAGCGTCGACCGCTTCGTGGCCGAGGCGGCCGAGGCCCTGGGCGGGCTCCACGTGGTGGTGGCCAACGCCGGCCTCGCCCGGGGAACCGACCGCATGGACTCCGTCCTCGAGGAGGACTGGCAGGCCATGCTCCACACCAACGTGGAAGGCGTCATCCGCACCCTCAAGGCGACCCTCCCCCATGTCCGCAAGAGCGGCTGGGGACACTACTTCACCGTCGGGTCCACCGCCGGCCACTGGGTCTATGAAGGCGGCGGCGCCTACTGCGCCTCCAAGCACGCCCTCAAGGCCCTCACCCGCACCCTCCGCCTGGAGCTCTGCGGAGAACCCATCCGCATCACGGAGGTGGACCCCGGCATGGCCGTGACCGAGTTCTCCCTGGTGCGCCTGCGGGACACCGAGAAGGCCGACTCGGTCTACAAGGGCGTGGAGCCCCTGGATGCCAACGATGTGGCCGAGTGCATCCGCTGGTCCCTGACGCTCCCGGACCACGTGAACATCGACCAGATCATCGTCAAGTGCCGCGACCAGGCCAGCCACAACGGCACGAAGATCCACCGCCGCGCATAAGCGCCGGAAGGTCGTCTGGGCAAAAGGGGACCTCCGGGTTCCCTTCCGCTCCTTTTAACCAACGCGCGGCCATGCCCGGCGAGGCCTGGCGCGGCAAAGCTGGCCACCTGCCCCGGTTTTGTGCCATCATGGAGATCTATGCCGGCACCTTCCTCCATACTCCTTCTCCATGGCCTGGGAGGAAGCGGTCTCGGAACCGTCAGACTCCTGGAAGAACGCCTCCAAGCCGGAGGCTGGGAGAACGCCGTCTTCCTCCGCCCCACCCTCCAGGCCGTCCACCTGCCCCCCGAGGGCAAGCCCATGGACCGCGTCTTCGTGCAGGCCTGGGATGAGATGAATGCCTTCCTGGGCACGCGGGTGCCCCACCTGACCGTGGGCTTCAGCTTCGGAGGCCTGCTGGCGGCCTTCGCCCCGTCCCCCCTGCGCCTCTCGGTCTGCAGCCCCTGGTCCCAGCTGACCCCCGACGCCATCCAGCGCGCCGCCTCCCGCCCGGAGTGGCGCGTGCTGCACGGCCAGGAGGACACCCTGGTGCCCCCCACCCAGCACCTGCAGCTGCTCCCCGACGCGATTCCCGTAACCCTCGACCCCACGGGCACC from Geothrix sp. 21YS21S-2 includes these protein-coding regions:
- a CDS encoding cold-shock protein; the protein is MSSGFVKSFSAQKGFGFITPDEGGPDIFVHHTSVQAGGFRTLDINARVQFEITQGARGPQAIMVSRA
- a CDS encoding SDR family NAD(P)-dependent oxidoreductase; its protein translation is MRPDHPIALITGASSGFGEATARLLAAQGCHLALGARRVEKVRALAEELAARHGVRTFAGALDTRVTASVDRFVAEAAEALGGLHVVVANAGLARGTDRMDSVLEEDWQAMLHTNVEGVIRTLKATLPHVRKSGWGHYFTVGSTAGHWVYEGGGAYCASKHALKALTRTLRLELCGEPIRITEVDPGMAVTEFSLVRLRDTEKADSVYKGVEPLDANDVAECIRWSLTLPDHVNIDQIIVKCRDQASHNGTKIHRRA
- a CDS encoding cold-shock protein, with the protein product MSEGTVKWFNAEKGFGFITPDGGGADLFVHHSAIQDRGFRTLTENQRVSFEVAQGQKGPQATNVVKL
- a CDS encoding D-alanyl-D-alanine carboxypeptidase/D-alanyl-D-alanine-endopeptidase; its protein translation is MIRPILACLLLALPAAADLPAWGRRMEARSVRASAGLWDLQTGKLLEGYETDRALVPASTTKVLSTYALLKTWKPDYEIETEVWGDLRGSTVAGDLVFKGGGDPLLTSERIWLLAEELKARGVTAVKGRVRLDQSAFDDQHFGNGWENTSANTTPPVLPLSVNFNRDRGRMVSEPERYAADTLTRILRQDGIVIEGAAAEAGEPRKLLGFRSPPLRDIVGGINKFSNNFMIEMLVKRFGGGTWPQGVRQIQGFYSTMLGLGPDKVAITDGSGLSKENRLSARTLAIVLRAAWHDFEVGPEMVGSLKIIGGEPFRLHIKDAALARRIRVKTGHLNGVWSACGYLQTRDGKGHVFAIILNGDCAESDVWDQIRAWAD
- a CDS encoding cold-shock protein, which encodes MAQGTVKWFNAEKGFGFITPDEGGADLFVHHTAIQDRGFRTLQENQRVSFDVAQGQKGPQATNVVKL
- a CDS encoding type II secretion system protein, with the protein product MARDTTRERGFILAMLLAIIVAMGILLTAALPSLKAEVQRDQEAELIFRGEAMAAGIRAYRAKTGGYPLSLEDLGKMRPPVVRRVYKDPMSREGDWDLITAVQAGASGDTTGLPIVGVKTKVQENSYRIYNGKTLTSDWAFSAAGNLLGVPGAPTAAGVLGAANDAAKKPDAPKTAGSANTGTNP
- a CDS encoding HD domain-containing phosphohydrolase encodes the protein MLPSLRSLSDPLIQRLAQLIYRCLEDLGSTKAALYLKDPATGSFDLVSHYGWPRTLPPPDRIAPQDPMLVLVARERRSLAVNDPRNYPELKPFGHGAAHVPRFYLSPIYDRGEWKALLLQRDPSKGGAYDPERQDAVVQTICTEIALALNAFPVPSPRPEPAQEAPAVDEVPALRVAAPPSGAMVQVEKPEASALPLEEMEAVIPEQQTFFWEAASLLCQMVPSAAVALWLNDALDARPLLIYSRLPLSADLKQQVVRQVLTQAPHVKETELRLLTRSEWMEREPVSGHFATLLPVLLEEEAGGENLLMLFRLEDRPFSMHEQDLVRQVSRMLGFYLQEAGLHERYHQAFLSVSHRILASAEGRIPSLKTHSINTAELSRDLARKVDLPTSAVEAVSISAILHDVGTLLLDYRVLDKPRLTAEELEKVRQHPLLASTFLKDLYFPFDVLHIIRHHHEHWDGGGYPDGLKGEAIPMGSRIIHLVEAYEMMISETPYRPAKTPVQAEAELERLAGVQFDPQLVTRLIQILKSRH